In Streptomyces sp. NBC_00483, a single window of DNA contains:
- a CDS encoding DoxX family protein — protein sequence MAPSRTTALRRALGIAPLHGLRSAGPCVTRVACGAVMAVHGVDKLVHGPDGFGAFLASLDVPAPSAVGWAVALGESLGGLFLVVGLLSRLTALLLSVHLCVALALVNTDTGFITPQQGAASGAGAEFPLVLIAGFLAVALSGPGPVALDRVLGIEGVPTAGPSGAGRRVVSTGPSAVRVSLVSGLIGGVIGAVMSAVANYLVVGMPLNAAANAANHAVSGLISGFLAGFLGLWTHLRKTGRGLAAASGEPGDRPDAALAAPPMSPASPVSPGSDA from the coding sequence ATGGCCCCTTCCAGGACCACGGCGCTGCGGCGCGCCCTTGGCATCGCCCCGCTGCACGGGCTGCGTTCCGCCGGCCCGTGCGTGACACGGGTCGCCTGCGGGGCCGTCATGGCCGTGCACGGCGTGGACAAGCTGGTGCACGGTCCCGACGGCTTCGGTGCCTTCCTCGCAAGCCTGGACGTCCCCGCGCCCTCGGCCGTCGGCTGGGCCGTGGCTCTCGGTGAGTCGCTCGGCGGACTGTTCCTCGTGGTGGGGCTGCTGTCCCGGCTCACGGCGCTGCTGCTGTCGGTCCACCTGTGTGTCGCACTGGCCCTGGTCAATACGGACACGGGATTCATCACGCCGCAGCAGGGCGCCGCGAGTGGCGCGGGCGCGGAGTTTCCGCTGGTGCTCATCGCCGGCTTCCTCGCCGTCGCACTCTCGGGTCCGGGCCCGGTGGCGCTCGACCGGGTCCTCGGCATCGAGGGCGTGCCGACGGCTGGGCCGTCCGGCGCCGGGCGCCGCGTCGTGTCCACGGGCCCGTCGGCGGTCCGTGTGTCGCTCGTCAGCGGGCTGATCGGGGGTGTCATCGGCGCGGTGATGAGCGCGGTGGCCAACTACCTGGTCGTCGGCATGCCTTTGAACGCCGCCGCCAACGCGGCCAACCACGCCGTGTCCGGGCTGATCAGCGGTTTCCTCGCCGGCTTCCTCGGACTGTGGACGCATCTGCGCAAGACCGGTCGGGGGCTCGCTGCCGCGAGCGGGGAGCCGGGCGACCGTCCGGACGCGGCCCTGGCGGCGCCACCCATGTCCCCCGCATCGCCCGTCTCCCCCGGGTCCGACGCCTGA